Part of the Cystobacter ferrugineus genome, GGCCGGCTCGGCACTCGCGGGCGGCGCGCTGGGGGCGGCCGGCTCGGCGTTCGCGGCCGGCGCGTCGGAAGCCACGGGAGTCTCGGGGTTCCCCGTCTGCTGGGCGTGGGCCAGCGGAGACAGGAACAGCGTGGCACCAGGCAGAAGCGACAGGAAGACGGATCGGGAAGAAGCAGTGAGGTGCATGGCGGGGCTCGACACGCGGGCGGGAGGACCCCGGGCTCGCGTGTGGCGCACCCCGTACCCAATCGGCTGCATGCCGACAACAAAGGGCGGGGCCCGTCGCGAAAGTGTCACAGGATCACGGCGGCGTGTCGCAAGTGTCACCCAGACGTCACGAAACCGGGCACCCACCTCCGATTCTTTGACCCGAAATACCGGGATTGATCCTCTTTCATGGCGTTCTCGAAGGAGCGGTCTTGCACAAACCATTCGAACTCAGAAGTCTGGCGGTCGGAGCCCTTCTCACCACCCTGCTGGCCTGCTCGGGTCAGCCCGATCCCGCGGAGGCCCTGGACGAGCCCATGGGTTCGCAGAAGGCGAGCGCGCTCTCCACCCGGGTCGTCGGCTACTTCCCCACATGGCAGGGGGACGTCAACGCCATCCAGTACGACAAGCTCACCCACATCAACTACTCCTTCGTGTTGCCCACGGCGCAGGGTGGGCTGACGGGGTTGAGCAGCGGGGATGCGCGGCTGCGCTCGCTGGTGCAGGCGGCGCACGCCCGGGGCGTCAAGGTGCAGATCGCGGTGGGCGGATGGATGGATGGCAATGACTCGCCCTTCGAGCAGATGGCCGCCAACGCCTCGACGCGCACCACCTTCGTCAACAACGTGCTGGCCTTCGTGGAGCAGGCCGGACTGGATGGCGTGGACATCGACTGGGAGTGGCCGGATCCCGGCGCCTCGGCCCAGAACTTCGGGGCGCTGATGAACCAGCTCGGCACGGCGCTGCACGCGCGGGGCAAGATCCTCACCGCCGCGGTGCTCGCCACGGGCGGCGACGGCATCCCCACCTCGTCCTTCGCCGACGTGGACTTCCTGAACATCATGGCCTACGACGCGGGCTACCCCCACTCGTCGTATGACGTCGCCGTCCAGTCGATGAATTACTGGCTCGGCCGCGGGCTGCCCGCGAGCAAGGCGGTGCTGGGCGTGCCCTTCTACGGCAAGGACTCGGGGAACGGGGCCTACACCTACGCGCAGCTCGTCGCCATGGACCCCCAGGCCCCCAACAAGGACGTGGTCAACGGCATCTATTACAACGGCATCCCCACCATCAAGAGCAAGACCCAGCTCGCGCTGCAGCGCGGCGGCGGCATCATGATCTGGGAGATCTCCCAGGACACCTCGGGCACGACGTCGCTGCTCAACGCCATCTACCAGGTCGTCGGGGGCGGCGGCACCAACCCGGCGCCGTCCGTGAACCTCACCGCCCCCGCCAACGGCACGACCTTCACGCCCGGCAGCACCATCACCGTGAGCGCCAACGCCTCGGACTCCAATGGCCGCGTCACCAAGGTGGAGTTCTACGCGGGTGGCCAGAAGCTGGGCGAGTCCACCTCCGCGCCCTACAGCATCTCCTGGTCCAACGTGGCGGCGGGCAGCTACTCGCTGACGGCCGTGGCCACCGACGACGGCGGCGCGAGCACCACCTCTTCGGCCGTCTCCATCACCGTCACCAGCGGCAACGGGGGCTCCTGCGCCGGCGTGGCCGAGTGGAGCGCGTCCAAGGTCTACGTGAAGGGAGACCAGGCCACCTCGGGCGGCAAGCTGTGGCGCGCCCGGTGGTGGACCCAGAACGAGGTCCCCACCCAGAGCGACTGGGGCGTCTGGGAGCTGATCAGCAACTGCTGACAGGCGCATGAGTCACCCGGAAAGAGGGACTTCCGGGTGATATGGTCCGCGCGGAATCTCATGAGCCCCACCGCCGCAGACGACATCCGCATTGGCAGCATCCTTCGCGACACCTACGAAATCGTGTCCCTGCTGGGCACCGGAGGCATGGGCAAGGTCTTCCTCGCCCGGCACCTGCGGCTGCCCGGCAAGCAGGTGGCGGTGAAGGTCCTCCTCAGTGACGAGGAGGTGACCGCCGATCAGTACGCGC contains:
- a CDS encoding glycosyl hydrolase family 18 protein, whose amino-acid sequence is MHKPFELRSLAVGALLTTLLACSGQPDPAEALDEPMGSQKASALSTRVVGYFPTWQGDVNAIQYDKLTHINYSFVLPTAQGGLTGLSSGDARLRSLVQAAHARGVKVQIAVGGWMDGNDSPFEQMAANASTRTTFVNNVLAFVEQAGLDGVDIDWEWPDPGASAQNFGALMNQLGTALHARGKILTAAVLATGGDGIPTSSFADVDFLNIMAYDAGYPHSSYDVAVQSMNYWLGRGLPASKAVLGVPFYGKDSGNGAYTYAQLVAMDPQAPNKDVVNGIYYNGIPTIKSKTQLALQRGGGIMIWEISQDTSGTTSLLNAIYQVVGGGGTNPAPSVNLTAPANGTTFTPGSTITVSANASDSNGRVTKVEFYAGGQKLGESTSAPYSISWSNVAAGSYSLTAVATDDGGASTTSSAVSITVTSGNGGSCAGVAEWSASKVYVKGDQATSGGKLWRARWWTQNEVPTQSDWGVWELISNC